The following are encoded together in the Oncorhynchus nerka isolate Pitt River linkage group LG25, Oner_Uvic_2.0, whole genome shotgun sequence genome:
- the LOC115109213 gene encoding lipoprotein lipase-like: MGKENTYLVTVWIILANICASFSSTPEQTLFGNNNSTEWLEDLTDIVSKFSLRTAEVPDDDLCYIVPGQPLTIPECEFNPETQTFVVIHGWTVTGLFESWVPKLVTALYEREPKANVIVVDWLTRAQQHYPTSAAYTKLVGRDVAKFVNWLQKTLDYPWERIHLLGYSLGAHVAGIAGFLTNHKVSRITGLDPAGPTFEHADNQTTLSPDDALFVDVLHTNTRGSPDRSIGIQRPVGHVDIYPNGGTFQPGCDLQNTMMMIATTGIHNMDQIVKCSHERSIHLFIDSLVNAAEHQTMAYRCSSKEAFMKGMCLNCRKNRCNKVGYGVNKVRLPRSTKMYLKTRETMPFKLFHYQVKVHFFSSEKLDYTEQPMKISLYGTHDEKTDIPYIMPFLNTNRTVSFLLTTDVDIGELLMVKLRWEKDAYFSWSDWWGNSNFHIRKMRVKAGETQSKVIFSAKDGEFAYLVRGKDDAVFVKSKEDNMSRKEKTMHRLKMQGSLFKKNNA; this comes from the exons ATGGGAAAAGAAAATACCTATTTGGTCACCGTTTGGATAATTCTTGCAAATATCTGTGCATCTTTTTCAAGTACACCAGAACAAACACTTTTTG GTAACAACAACTCTACTGAATGGCTTGAGGACCTCACTGACATTGTATCCAAGTTCTCCCTGAGAACCGCTGAGGTACCAGATGATGACCTGTGCTACATTGTTCCTGGCCAGCCCTTAACCATCCCAGAGTGTGAATTCAACCCTGAGACTCAGACGTTCGTGGTTATTCATGGATGGACG GTCACAGGGCTATTTGAGAGCTGGGTCCCTAAGCTGGTGACAGCGCTGTATGAGAGGGAGCCCAAGGCCAACGTTATCGTGGTGGACTGGCTGACCCGGGCCCAGCAGCACTACCCTACCTCCGCCGCTTACACCAAGCTGGTGGGCAGAGACGTAGCCAAGTTTGTTAACTGGCTGCAG AAAACACTGGACTACCCCTGGGAGAGGATACATCTGCTGGGATACAGTCTGGGGGCTCATGTAGCCGGCATCGCCGGTTTCCTCACCAACCACAAAGTCAGCAGGATCACAG GTTTGGACCCAGCCGGCCCGACCTTTGAGCACGCTGACAACCAGACCACCCTGTCCCCTGATGATGCTCTCTTCGTGGACGTCCTGCACACCAACACCCGGGGCTCCCCAGACCGCAGCATCGGCATCCAGAGACCGGTGGGCCATGTGGACATCTACCCCAACGGAGGAACCTTCCAGCCAGGCTGTGACCTGCAGAACACCATGATGATGATTGCCACCACAGGCATCCATA ATATGGACCAGATTGTGAAGTGTTCCCACGAGCGCTCCATCCACCTGTTCATCGACTCGCTGGTGAACGCAGCAGAGCATCAGACCATGGCCTACCGCTGCAGCTCCAAGGAGGCCTTCATGAAGGGAATGTGTCTCAACTGCCGCAAGAACCGTTGCAACAAGGTGGGCTACGGCGTCAACAAGGTCCGCCTGCCCCGGAGCACCAAGATGTACCTCAAGACCCGTGAGACGATGCCCTTCAAAc TTTTCCATTACCAAGTGAAGGTGCATTTCTTCAGCAGCGAGAAACTGGACTACACTGAGCAGCCCATGAAAATCTCTCTGTACGGAACCCATGATGAGAAGACAGACATTCCCTACATCAT GCCGTTCCTGAACACTAATCGCACCGTGTCCTTCCTGCTGACCACCGACGTGGACATCGGGGAGCTGCTTATGGTCAAGCTGCGTTGGGAGAAAGACGCTTACTTCAGCTGGTCTGACTGGTGGGGTAACAGCAACTTCCACATCCGCAAAATGCGTGTCAAGGCCGGGGAGACTCAGTCCAA GGTGATCTTCAGCGCTAAAGATGGAGAGTTTGCCTACCTCGTCAGAGGAAAAGACGACGCAGTCTTTGTCAAATCAAAAGAGGACAACATGAGCCGGAAAGAGAAAAC GATGCACAGGCTCAAGATGCAGGGAAGCCTCTTCAAGAAGAACAATGCATGA